From the genome of Aspergillus fumigatus Af293 chromosome 1, whole genome shotgun sequence, one region includes:
- a CDS encoding Zn(II)2Cys6 transcription factor produces MLNTSPASPTSLGRKRPHPPAEPSLTQSQPAAQTQQQTAGDGTAKPPPPAVTTSSTSSTFRNVSACNRCRLRKNRCDQRLPRCQSCEKAGVRCVGYDPITKREIPRSYVYFLEARVAYLEKTLRDHQIEFKEAVAFDEEEAIKVEAGYDQDRPQMAGSEASAGAETLSTTVVESDRLTRQKADKAAQVPRSGRNPESEQDAENSRDYEKEDNWRIHNLVSNIGMVSVQGTSDPRYLGSTSGISFARVVFAAVKSSVAGNVGERGPMRPSERLPHSATGTAGSGSTMRDSFFGLQTRPTMKCAAFPDRELAEKLVNLYFEHANPQMPILHREDFMELLDRTYSVEEKDRSPRSLYTLNIVFAIGAGIIFEDKTSSDDEDNTQSNSSRSTSSSTAKRPRLSSRQYQPEEYHASAIIHLESFLGASSSNDGFGALEELQAVLLLASFALLRPVAPGLWYIVGVAMRLAVDLGLHYEDGAGIDSVGEESIDRSSTKGENKVKPRIHTSERGRREWVRDLRRRLWWCVYSFDRLVSCCVGRPFGISDQAISTEFPSLYEDKYITKSGIVTPPAGAPSYKYAAHHYFKLRVLQSEIQDVLQHQQARFVRQKVPYSANTIIRSDLASPFLQGFDSFRSWRRDVHRRLMEWQESAPTRRETGVQFSVEFLELNYWQAVIMLYQQSLTVPAELAAELTPAEDVSSPSFSNVDETEDEDEIYYKVAEAGQKVIRIYRQMHRVRLVNYTYLATHHIFMAGISFLYAIWHSPFVRSRLTLDEVDFTVLAATSVLGDLMHKCPPAEACRDAFERMSKATVQMSLSTTGFGSQVDLSRIQTASQQHHTANTGPARDSGRSSFDQRQRFTHVPRRQTQVRQSRPLPKFDMDLADLFNDPGPVPDRAGSSTRKPVQAYPRRSEYPEPSTPNFGSDLPPRPHPQRTPSMEYYGGYENPVSPRTQQQQYFYSNSPQHSVSSSGAAPNVGQHQFSPVDQESAAGISLDFLDFDSTGAENTVSVGSDGNPEYNMSAVPSLGHGAGHSVGIDLGFGMAVDFQHDWSENANYDMLEGYFFGGSVGNPPGDGSI; encoded by the exons ATGTTGAACACTTCCCCGGCCTCGCCTACCTCCCTCGGGAGGAAACGACCGCACCCTCCGGCTGAGCCTTCCTTAACGCAATCACAGCCTGCGGCACAAACGCAACAGCAGACAGCTGGCGATGGCACTGCGAAACCACCACCGCCTGCCGTGACAACTTCCTCGACCTCGTCCACCTTCCGCAATGTCTCCGCCTGCAACCGATGCCGGTTGCGCAAGAACCGCTGCGACCAGCGACTCCCCCGGTGTCAGTCCTGTGAGAAAGCCGGTGTCCGTTGTGTCGGGTATGATCCTATCACTAAACGAGAGATCCCGCGCAGTTATGTCTATTTTCTCGAAGCGCGCGTTGCTTACCTAGAGAAAACGTTAAGGGACCACCAGATTGAATTCAAAGAAGCTGTGGcctttgatgaagaggaggccATCAAGGTAGAGGCGGGGTACGACCAGGATCGGCCGCAGATGGCTGGTTCAGAAGCGTCGGCGGGTGCCGAGACATTGTCTACTACCGTTGTCGAAAGTGACAGATTGACTCGGCAAAAGGCAGATAAAGCTGCGCAGGTTCCGCGATCGGGCAGGAACCCGGAGAGTGAACAGGATGCGGAAAACAGCCGGGACTATGAGAAAGAGGATAATTGGCGCATACATAATCTTGTGTCGAATATTGGCATGGTATCGGTGCAAGGGACTTCCGATCCACGGTATCTGGGGTCGACCTCCGGGATTTCTTTTGCGCGTGTCGTCTTCGCTGCGGTGAAGAGCTCCGTTGCCGGCAACGTGGGAGAGCGCGGACCAATGCGGCCTTCTGAACGCTTGCCGCATAGTGCCACGGGTACCGCAGGGAGTGGGAGTACCATGCGGGATTCGTTCTTTGGTCTTCAGACAAGGCCAACGATGAAGTGTGCGGCATTCCCTGACCGAGAGTTGGCGGAGAAGCTCGTCAACCTTTATTTCGAGCATGCAAACCCGCAGATGCCTATCCTCCACCGGGAGGATTTCATGGAACTTCTCGATCGGACATACTCAGTTGAGGAGAAGGACCGCTCTCCTCGCAGCCTTTATACCCTAAACATTGTCTTTGCCATTGGCGCAGGTATCATATTCGAAGATAAGACCAgctcagatgatgaagacaaCACGCAgagcaacagcagccgctcaacctcctcgtccacaGCAAAAAGGCCGCGGCTTTCCAGCCGTCAGTATCAACCTGAAGAGTACCATGCCTCTGCCATTATTCATTTAGAATCTTTCCTTGGCGCGTCCTCATCGAACGACGGGTTTGGTGCGCTAgaggagctgcaggccgTCCTCCTGCTGGCCAGTTTTGCACTTCTTCGGCCTGTTGCGCCGGGCCTTTGGTATATTGTTGGGGTCGCTATGCGTCTAGCAGTTGATCTTGGTCTTCATTACGAGGACGGAGCGGGCATTGATTCGGTTGGCGAAGAGAGCATCGATCGTTCGTCTACCAAGGGTGAGAACAAAGTCAAGCCGCGGATCCATACTAGCGAGCGTGGCCGTCGAGAATGGGTTCGCGATCTTCGCCGGCGATTGTGGTGGTGTGTTTATAGCTTTGATCGTCTCGTCAGTTGCTGTGTTGGTCGCCCCTTTGGAATCAGCGATCAAGCTATTAGCACCGAATTCCCATCCCTATATGAGGACAAGTACATCACTAAGTCTGGTATTGTCACGCCACCCGCAGGCGCTCCCAGTTACAAATATGCGGCACACCATTACTTCAAGCTGCGGGTGCTGCAATCCGAGATTCAAGACGtccttcaacatcaacaagcACGATTCGTGCGCCAAAAGGTTCCTTATTCGGCCAATACAATTATACGCTCTGACCTTGCGTCTCCCTTCCTTCAAGGGTTCGACTCCTTCCGCTCATGGCGCAGAGATGTTCACCGGCGATTGATGGAGTGGCAGGAAAGCGCGCCCACTCGTAGAGAAACAGGCGTGCAGTTTTCGGTGGAATTTCTTGAACTTAATTACTGGCAGGCCGTCATCATGCTCTACCAGCAGAGCTTGACAGTTCCGGCGGAATTAGCCGCAGAGCTGACACCGGCAGAGGATGTATCCAGCCCGTCATTCTCGAATGTGGACGAaaccgaagatgaagatgaaataTACTACAAGGTTGCAGAGGCAGGGCAGAAAGTTATCCGTATATATCGCCAGATGCACCGTGTCCGACTAGTGAACTATACTTATCTTGCAACACATCATATATTCATGGCGG GTATTTCATTTTTGTATGCGATATGGCACTCACCTTTCGTGCGAAGTCGCTTG ACATTAGACGAAGTCGATTTCACAGTGCTTGCGGCCACATCTGTGCTAGGGGACTTGATGCACAAGTGTCCCCCAGCAGAAGCTTGTCGGGATGCCTTTGAACGAATGAGCAAAGCCACCGTTCAGATGAGCTTATCGACTACCGGGTTTGGATCCCAGGTAGATCTATCTCGAATCCAAACTGCATCTCAGCAGCATCATACTGCTAATACGGGCCCCGCGAGGGACTCGGGAAGATCCAGTTTTGACCAACGACAGCGCTTTACTCATGTCCCTCGGCGGCAGACGCAGGTACGCCAATCTCGTCCCTTGCCAAAGTTCGACATGGACCTTGCCGATCTCTTCAATGACCCCGGGCCCGTTCCGGATCGCGCTGGCAGCAGTACAAGGAAGCCGGTACAGGCGTATCCAAGGCGCTCAGAATACCCTGAACCCTCCACACCGAACTTTGGCTCTGACCTTCCACCCCGGCCTCATCCTCAACGAACACCTTCTATGGAGTATTATGGAGGTTACGAAAACCCTGTCTCTCCGCGAacacagcagcaacaatATTTCTATAGCAATTCTCCACAGCACAGCGTGTCCTCAAGCGGCGCGGCCCCCAATGTAGGCCAACACCAATTTTCCCCGGTGGATCAGGAGAGTGCCGCAGGGATCAGCCTTGATTTCTTGGACTTTGACTCGACAGGAGCGGAAAACACAGTTTCTGTAGGCTCAGACGGTAATCCCGAGTATAACATGTCAGCCGTACCCTCGCTGGGCCATGGGGCTGGCCACAGTGTGGGAATCGACCTCGGATTCGGCATGGCGGTCGACTTCCAGCATGACTGGAGCGAGAACGCCAATTACGATATGCTCGAAGGTTACTTCTTCGGGGGATCGGTGGGAAATCCCCCAGGCGATGGTTCGATCTGA
- the mfsB gene encoding MFS transporter, which translates to MFKRPSFLRRQRHTVGRDDWSAFPVRQLFVLALCRICEPIAFMSIFPYVYHMVEAFKVTDDDHKIALYAGLITSSFTFAEFSAGMFWGRMSDKIGRKPVLIMGLIGTAISMIVFGFAPNLPTAMVARALGGLLNGNIGVLQTTVAEIVTVKEHQPRAYSIMPFVWCLGSIIGPAMGGALAQPCQNYPGLFQRHTIFDSFPFLLPNLVCVVVLVFGVIVGFLFLEETHPEKRYRRDPGLELGNWLIARCSGSRVQLTEDDTDIKVDANEADYFNYGDVPPPEYRSTETSPQLAPIKNVGALSGDDDIEGQVKGEQCGTPKAFTKQVIFNIVAYGILAYHSVSFDQLIPVFLSTPKSDDNFVLPFKFTGGLGLPTKTIGFMLAVQGVYSMIAQLWLFPFVVRHFGTLRTFRLVLLVWPPLYMLVPYLVLLPSILQTAAVYLALISKITLHVIAFPSTAILLANAAPSSKVLGSINGAAASTASLSRALGPTITGLLHSKGLESGYSIIAWWACGLVCVTGTIQSFWMEESEPRRDSEKAGNSDSTAGIPMRSSFPAGKEYATPEEERRLLSSTRTSVDDLDISNLDLTQIEPAPRSNPLAFAED; encoded by the exons ATGTTCAAACGGCCGTCATTCTTACGACGCCAACGGCACACTGTTGGGCGCGATGATTGGTCCGCCTTTCCTGTGCGCCAGCTTTTCGTGCTAG CACTATGCCGCATTTGCGAGCCAATTGCATTCATGTCCATTTTTCCGTATGTCTACCACATGGTAGAGGCATTCAAGGTGACAGATGACGATCACAAAATCGCTCTCTATGCTGGCCTGATCACATCCTCCTTTACTTTTGCGGAATTCTCGGCGGGCATGTTCTGGGGTCGGATGAGCGACAAGATCGGTCGAAAGCCTGTTTTGATAATGGGTTTAATTGGAACAGCTATCAGCATGATTGTTTTCGGATTTGCTCCCAATCTGCCAACCGCCATGGTTGCTCGAGCACTTGGCGGCCTCCTCAACGGAAACATCGGAGTTCTTCAAACGACCGTTGCGGAGATCGTGACTGTCAAGGAACATCAACCACGGGCTTACTCGATCATGCCATTTGTTTGGTGCTTGGGGTCGATCATAGGACCAGCGATGGGTGGTGCGTTGGCACAGCCCTGCCAGAATTATCCCGGATTGTTCCAGCGCCATACAATCTTCGACAGCTTTCCATTTCTGCTGCCCAACCTTGTCTGTGTTGTCGTCCTGGTCTTTGGGGTTATCGTCGGCTTCTTGTTTCTTGAGGAGACTCATCCGGAAAAACGATACCGCCGTGACCCTGGTCTCGAGCTGGGCAATTGGCTCATCGCCCGTTGCTCGGGCTCCCGTGTGCAACTGACAGAGGATGACACAGACATCAAAGTGGATGCCAACGAAGCTGACTATTTCAACTACGGCGATGTCCCTCCACCAGAGTACAGAAGCACCGAAACCTCGCCTCAACTAGCCCCGATCAAGAATGTGGGCGCTCTATCAGGAGACGACGACATTGAGGGTCAGGTCAAAGGCGAACAATGCGGGACACCTAAAGCTTTCACAAAGCAGGTGATCTTCAACATCGTCGCTTATGGTATTCTTGCCTA CCATAGCGTCTCCTTTGATCAACTAATTCCCGTTTTTCTCAGCACCCCTAAATCCGATGACAACTTCGTCCTGCCGTTCAAATTCACCGGCGGCCTTGGTCTTCCCACCAAGACGATCGGTTTTATGCTCGCAGTACAAGGCGTTTACTCTATGATTGCCCAACTTTGGCTGTTTCCTTTCGTCGTTCGCCACTTTGGAACACTGCGAACCTTCCGTCTTGTTCTGCTCGTTTGGCCACCACTCTACATGCTCGTCCCATATCTCGTTCTTCTGCCTTCAATTCTGCAGACAGCAGCAGTCTACCTGGCACTCATCAGCAAAATTACGTTGCACGTCATTGCCTTCCCTTCAACTGCTATTCTGCTTGCCAATGCTGCTCCATCTTCCAAGGTTCTCGGTTCGATCAACGGTGCTGCCGCCTCGACTGCGAGCCTTAGCCGCGCCTTGGGGCCAACAATCACGGGTCTGTTGCACTCCAAGGGTCTCGAAAGCGGCTACTCGATTATCGCATGGTGGGCATGTGGCCTCGTTTGCGTCACCGGTACCATCCAAAGCTTCTGGATGGAGGAGAGCGAGCCACGCAGAGACAGCGAGAAGGCTGGCAACAGTGATTCGACTGCAGGAATCCCTATGCGGAGCTCCTTCCCTGCGGGCAAAGAGTATGCCACGCCCGAAGAGGAACGCAGACTGCTCTCTTCTACGCGGACCAGCGTCGATGATTTGGACATTTCCAATTTAGATTTGACGCAAATCGAACCAGCACCCCGGTCGAATCCACTTGCATTTGCCGAGGACTGA
- the adB gene encoding adenylosuccinate synthase ADE12, which yields MGITIVLGSQWGDEGKGKITDMLSQQATLCCRAAGGHNAGHTIVHENITYDFHILPSGLVSPSCVNLIGAGTVVHVPSFFKELASLEEKGLKDAGKRIFISDRAHVCFDLHSIVDGLEEAKLGGRKVGTTGKGIGPCYSDKAARRGVRIGEVLDEAVFERKLRSLHAGYTARFGELQYDVEEEIGRFKDYRKRLVPYIVDQLAFFKQYKDSPNTLVEGANALMLDLDHGTYPYVTSSSTGLGGAVQALSLNPTSITSVIGVVKAYTTRVGSGPFPSEQLNEYGDKLQSVGREFGVTTGRRRRCGWFDLVLCRYSQAINHYTALNLTKLDILDDFDEIKVAVAYVLPDGTRLTDTYPADPEVLEKVKVEYVTLPGWKSNTMGVKKYEDLPANARAYIEYIERELGGVPIKWIGTGPARDHMICRE from the exons ATGGGTATCACGATCGTTCTCGGTAGCCAGTGGGGTGATGAAG GAAAGGGGAAGATCACAGATATGCTCTCGCAGCAGGCGACGCTCTGCTGTCGTGCTGCGGGCGGCCATA ATGCGGGCCACACCATCGTCCATGAGAACATCACTTATGACTTCCACATTCTTCCCTCTGGATTGGTGTCTCCGTCCTGTGTCAACCTCATTGGCGCTGGAACTGTCGTGCACGtccccagcttcttcaaggagctggcctcgttggaagagaaggggcTGAAGGATGCCGGCAAGCGCATATTCATCTCCGACCGCGCGCATGTCTGCTTCGATCTGCACTCTATTGTTGATGGtctggaggaggcgaagtTGGGTGGTCGCAAGGTCGGCACCACCGGGAAGGGAATTGGTCCTTGCTACAGTGACAAGGCTGCCCGCCGGGGTGTCCGTATTGGCGAGGTTCTGGACGAGGCGGTCTTTGAGCGCAAGCTGCGGTCTTTGCACGCTGGATACACTGCGAGATTTGGTGAGCTGCAATATGacgttgaggaggagattggTCGATTCAAG GACTACCGGAAACGCTTGGTTCCCTATATTGTCGACCAgcttgccttcttcaagcagtACAAGGACTCTCCGAACACTCTCGTGGAGGGCGCCAACGCTCTCATGCTCGACTTGGACCACGGAACCTACCCCTATGtgacctcctcgtccacggGTCTGGGTGGTGCCGTGCAGGCCCTGTCTCTCAACCCTACTAGCATCACCTCCGTCATTGGTGTGGTCAAGGCGTACACCACCCGTGTCGGCTCGGGTCCCTTCCCTAGCGAACAGTTGAACGAGTACGGTGACAAGCTGCAGTCAGTCGGCAGGGAATTCGGCGTTACTACCGgccgtcgtcgtcgctgcGGCTGGttcgatctcgtcctctGCCGCTACTCCCAGGCGATCAACCACTACACCGCGCTGAACCTGACCAAGCTGGACATCTTGGACGACTTTGACGAGATCAAGGTCGCAGTTGCCTATGTCCTCCCTGACGGAACCCGCCTGACCGACACCTACCCGGCCGACCCCGAGGTCctcgagaaggtcaaggtcgAGTACGTCACTCTGCCCGGCTGGAAGAGCAACACAATGGGTGTCAAGAAGTACGAGGACCTTCCTGCCAATGCCCGCGCCTACATTGAGTATATTGAGCGGGAACTCGGTGGTGTACCTATAAAATGGATTGGTACCGGTCCCGCCAGAGATCATATGATCTGCCGGGAGTAA